A genomic segment from Solenopsis invicta isolate M01_SB chromosome 5, UNIL_Sinv_3.0, whole genome shotgun sequence encodes:
- the LOC105205671 gene encoding kinetochore-associated protein 1 isoform X1, with protein MASWCRVQSGFNVDDETVNFGTRIIAESNGSLYEACTVATIQSLEKVDQQPNVVASIQYSMICIAIDKSITVFKDETCDEILCNISFPSKIACYCISKDGFFLLAILETRILYCVHLSNGKLIFTKTMPDIKNNIIEIFLKEQNEETFIIFVSNTGAIYRFSKFYPKALEIAFTSDDKVMIAEHIANIQCSKLFEGFTSQEFLNATVDMSSEELSIVAVGTNSIFTWPNEQYVNFQSVFSFGYKKIEPLHGSSKMLCLRTDNILSMLCLDTFLTLKMCDDTVLDFSVIQHDDHCEILFLTHFENNYILHVTSYPDFEQKLKINVPTNIYLLKVLHTSDNLFYIEGITTETGVIDTFRIKTILESIPEIRLARLLRKRQFDAAEAFAEKLNLSMESIYCSKAALLVEQLSPWAKSAPNSVSVDTLIDILDKIQNIQFVIECCDKALISDYTQMRRIYSYARQKIMQNIEISNADDSLNSLSLMNDALCRLETFQMIQDIEVDELLSSDASMEEWIQFSKANLMEECITRLNMGQLKPATLIWTRHLPDLVKHISMETVQNIFTTLPEDVNPSCLWPWLIHFIPTLLSLLPDALNEIISWSLKKLKYLEISHRTAWPEVGMEFAKKFVKLLKFEDNQSVYFHQEYRYQNSLLKQFMVLVQALSDIQQLKITYRLRVPLDIYINSPVEAIYMLLDKIHMDQISNFANTFLKQYILNNNLQNDTVFCAYIQKTVKNSYSWWFNEEATWEKRVTIIIGLIHNIEKRLEQSLIVVRKAPVPWSSTITTLAETGINCGHSLSCKIKIESDYVPIKLILKKYGFATIGVNNKLISHIIKRNCDSIINDIDVLTKNDQQLRQDAFCRCIIIRLNEKDLQKAMDIIQHLENDAVIALYCYEGIINYVVAAFSFQNATSSLTCHMEILGCLELKIHNLLTQSNICHYRCTNIIKMIKDLRSLYALKKYYKIDISLKDYRTQKLLVLKNNILKLLADVKENDWPIMHKTFIKIAELLELEKSYATLFMLEQMKNLNGLEQLVDDDENSSMVSEKFKNIRKICSSILQHATVDTNAVKVAESLSISTLNTCEDSDLQSALMLYTCINAYPNFSTQDRFDVKQGLVPQSNWKLYTIYKDPAISLDRKLMALFKDSMFLHLYYSNQVSNEIISCDEQMDQLLTDFLENTRKMQPQHNDFSLLQIFKTFYFMYCSTSVRNEETLTEMKSTLSHLLMNLLKKLCTGRSFDLQLGLSVLFTLSEQEACNWLSTNFTLFQADHTRHFTISTLGYEYSRLGQNRSLIQTFENYKLLHIWAQRLSCYSITSKEVLTNSASSKREILQQIINSNKENVIPLLKDYCCSFGFNFNDCLLLSLQILLKTWNPTITVSNTGLKKELLICKDEVEDLKKRCNTIVAQMEDKSVLKQSISTLWDHITFYHYEVFIILMDLIGDKDMKKRNYLCFLQNYTRNGLPTLMEHDEWLQLNPGHSTLPPIAQWRLPFLLKVDIWKIITPELNLTTYDKWLDIAPVLNLEAHLICTLAIKGEVTQVWGNNSTVSESVTWSLYSKNTTLIKDIKRCIQRMTDSDGFYYGTAALYYVVNHTPPGADRVAAAKECYEYSQLAAQNSTKFEEGMLEKIESKYLKFTSEHILRLYGLEKDKYLSLIKNPCKLVYELYNDESIPLRFRTATNYRPDINAAVNELGKLFSLNTIKLRMNLLEEWLQSNARYTELSQSFTETFLASKESDQTTDCEDKLLRICYMLEYGDVDLFAQFLINIGFGDCHGETEYNCNVRYRVFRILQTVIDTATLEELTKQDICTFRKYMKSLQYTSKLESLGLCYNTDTFERCCKRELIQILWKSQHNSPYALSVIAQICIEFEINDALLWDGTLSQMTKLQMVGDLKKVLLQLRNESVVVNCNGYKIGWQLIISEPFSEMDINPNPEQIDNCIEAICLLYSCPVAHELDFASIVKNCFQSKQAHLAAALLPFLNESEKKFVLETINQKCQIKELVEDLNHLSSKGVLTITHSVTMVQKSVF; from the exons ATGGCTTCATGGTGCAGAGTACAATCGGGTTTTAACGTCGATGACGAGACTGTCAATTTTGGGACGCGGATAATCGCCGAAAGCAATGGCTCGCTGTACGAGGCGTGCACTGTGGCAACGATTCAATCGCTTGAAAAG GTGGACCAACAACCAAATGTTGTAGCATCTATCCAATATTCCATGATTTGCATAGCAATTGATAAGTCCATTACAGTTTTCAAGGATGAAACTTGCGAcgaaatattatgtaatattagcTTTCCCTCCAAAATAGCCTGTTATTGCATTTCTAAAGATGGTTTCTTCTTACTTGCCATACTCGAAACCAGAATTTTATACTGTGTGCATTTATCAAATGGGAAACTAATATTTAccaa AACTATGCCTGatattaagaataatataatagaaatatttttaaaggagCAAAATgaagaaacatttataatttttgtttcaaatactGGAGCTATTTACag atTCTCCAAATTTTATCCTAAAGCTTTAGAGATTGCATTTACCAGTGATGATAAAGTTATGATTGCAGAACATATAGCAAATATTCAGTGTTCTAAGTTATTCGAAGGATTTACTTCTCAGGAG tTTCTCAATGCTACAGTAGATATGTCATCAGAAGAATTGTCAATAGTTGCAGTTGGAACAAATTCTATATTTACATGGCCTAATGAACAATACGTTAATTTCCAAAGTGTATTTTCTTTTGGATATAAAAAGATTGAGCCGCTGCACGGCAGCag taaaatgttgTGTCTTCGTACAGACAATATATTAAGTATGCTATGTCTGGATAcatttcttacattaaaaatgtGCGATGACACAGTGCTCGATTTTAGTGTAATACAGCATGATGATCACtgtgagattttatttttaacgcatttCGAAAACAATTACATATTACACGTTACTTCTTATCCAG ATTTTGAACAGAAATTGAAAATCAACGTACCCACTAACATTTATTTGTTGAAAGTTTTACATACCTCTGACAATCTGTTTTACATAGAAGGTATTACTACTGAGACTGGTGTTATCGatacatttagaataaaaacgATATTGGAAAGTATTCCCGAAATACGTTTAGCGAGATTACTAAGGAAGAGACAATTTGATGCAGCTGAAGCGTTTGCAGAGAAACTAAATCTTTCAATGGAATCTATTTATTGCTCTAAAGCAGCATTACTCGTAGAACAACTCAGTCCTTGGGCAAAATCTGCTCCTAATTCAGTTAGCGTAGATACATTGAtagatattttagataaaatacaaaatatacaatttgtaATTGAATGTTGTGACAAAGCCCTCATTTCTGATTATACACAAATGAGACGGATCTATTCATACGCTCGacaaaaaataatgcaaaatattgagATAAGTAATGCAGATGATTCATTGAACAGTTTATCTTTAATGAATGATGCTTTATGTAGACTTGAGACTTTCCAAATGATTCAAGACATCGAGGTAGATGAGTTATTGAGCAGCGACGCGAGTATGGAAGAATGGATACAATTTTCAAAAGCGAATTTAATGGAAGAATGCATCACTCGTTTAAACATGGGACAATTAAAACCTGCTACATTAATTTGGACGAGGCATCTTCCTGATCTTGTGAAACATATATCTATGGAGactgtacaaaatatttttacaactttacCTGAAGACGTAAACCCATCATGTTTATGGCCATGGCTTATTCATTTTATACCaacattattatctttattacctgacgcattaaatgaaattatatcttggagtttaaaaaaactaaaatatcttGAGATATCTCATCGCACGGCATGGCCCGAAGTCGGTATGGAGTTTGCTAAAAAGTTTgtgaaattgttgaaatttGAAGATAATCAATCGGTGTACTTTCATCAAGAGTATAGATACCAGAACTCTCTACTGAAACAGTTTATGGTTTTGGTTCAAGCCTTATCCGATATTCAACAACTAAAAATTACTTACAGGTTAAGAGTCCCTcttgatatatatattaactCGCCTGTAGAAGCGATTTATATGTTGCTAGATAAAATACATATGGACCAAATATCGAATTTTGCGAATACGTTTCtgaaacaatatatattgaataataatttgcaaaatgATACCGTTTTTTGTGCATATATTcagaaaactgtaaaaaattcgTATAGTTGGTGGTTTAATGAAGAAGCTACGTGGGAGAAAAGAGTTACTATTATAATTGGCCTTATACATAATATAGAGAAACGACTGGAGCAATCTTTGATAGTTGTAAGAAAAGCACCGGTGCCCTGGAGTTCAACTATAACTACTCTAGCAGAAACAGGCATTAATTGCGGTCACAGTTtatcttgtaaaattaaaattgaatccGACTACGTTCCAATCAAActcatcttaaaaaaatatggatttgCAACAATTggcgtaaataataaattgatatcgcacataataaaaagaaattgcgATTCTATCATCAACGATATAGATGTGCTAACTAAAAACGATCAACAATTAAGACAAGACGCATTTTGTCGATGCATAATTATCCGATTAAACGAAAAAGATCTCCAGAAAGCTATGGACATAATACAGCATTTAGAAAATGACGCTGTTATCGCTTTGTATTGTTATGaaggaattattaattatgttgtTGCAGCTTTCTCTTTTCAGAATGCAACGTCATCTTTGACTTGTCACATGGAAATACTGGGCTGCTTGGAGCTTAAAATACATAACTTATTAACACAATCAAATATTTGTCATTATCGTTGCACcaatattatcaaaatgatAAAAGATTTACGATCACTGTATGcactaaagaaatattataagattgatatttctttaaaagattATCGTACACAGAAATTACTTGTGCTGAAAAATAACATCTTGAAATTGCTTGCAGATGTGAAAGAAAATGATTGGCCAATAATGCACaagacatttattaaaattgccgAGTTGTTGGAATTAGAAAAGTCATATGCAACTTTATTTATGTTAGAACAGATGAAGAATTTAAACGGATTGGAACAACTCGTTGACGATGACGAAAACTCAAGTATGGTATCTGAAAAATTCAAGAATATACGTAAAATATGCTCGTCGATACTACAACATGCTACTGTAGACACAAACGCTGTAAAAGTTGCCGAAAGTTTAAGTATTTCGACATTAAATACTTGTGAAGACAGTGATTTACAATCTGCACTAATGCTTTACACTTGTATCAACGCATATCCAAATTTTTCTACTCAGGATCGTTTTGATGTAAAGCAGGGGCTCGTGCCACAATctaattggaaattgtatacaatttataaGGATCCAGCAATATCTTTGGATAGAAAATTAATGGctttatttaaagattcaatgtTCTTGCACTTATACTATTCAAATCAAGTCAGTAATGAAATCATAAGTTGCGATGAACAAATGGATCAATTGCTAACTGATTTCCTAGAAAATACGAGAAAGATGCAACCTCAACACAACGATTTTTctttattgcaaattttcaaaacattttatttcatgtaCTGTAGCACATCTGTGAGAAACGAAGAGACGTTAACAGAAATGAAATCTACATTATCGCATCTTCTaatgaatttattgaaaaaattgtgcACCGGACGATCATTCGATTTGCAGTTGGGACTGTCTGTTCTTTTTACATTGTCTGAACAAGAAGCGTGTAATTGGCTCTccacaaattttacattatttcaggCCGATCACACTCGACATTTTACGATCTCAACTTTGGGATATGAATATTCGCGCTTGGGACAAAATCGATCGTTGATACAGACGTTCGAGAATTACAAGCTACTTCATATTTGGGCACAACGGCTGTCATGTTATTCAATAACTTCTAAAGAGGTTTTAACAAATAGCGCTTCGAGCAAAAGAGAAATTTTACAGCAGATCATAAACAGTAACAAAGAGAATGTGATTCCCTTATTAAAGGACTACTGCTGTAGCTttggatttaattttaacgattgTCTTTTGCTCTCTTTACAAATATTACTGAAAACGTGGAATCCAACGATAACCGTTTCGAATACAGGCCTAAAAAAAG agctACTTATCTGTAAAGATGAAGtggaagatttaaaaaaaagatgtaatacAATTGTTGCGCAAATGGAAGATAAATCTGTGTTGAAACAATCTATCTCTACATTATGGGACCAC atcacGTTTTACCATTATGAAGTATTCATTATATTAATGGATCTCATAGGAGATAAAGATATGAAGAAGAGGAATTATCTCTGCTTCTTGCAAAATTATACTCGGAACGG GCTACCTACACTGATGGAACATGACGAGTGGCTGCAACTTAATCCTGGACACAGCACGTTGCCACCGATAGCCCAATGGAGACTCCCATTCTTGCTCAAAGTCGACATTTGGAAAATCATTA CTCCTGAGTTGAATTTAACAACATACGACAAGTGGCTTGATATCGCACCCGTACTTAATTTGGAAGCACATCTTATATGTACATTAGCTATTAAGGGCGAAGTTACGCAAGTATGGGGAAATAATTCTACTGTGTCGGAAAGTGTTACATGGTCCCTTTATTCGAAAAACACCACGTTAATCAAAGATATCAAGAGATGTATACAACGAATGACGGACTCGGATGGATTTTATTATGGTACCGCGGCATTGTATTATGTCGTAAATCATACACCTCCGGGCGCTGATCGAGTTGCCGCCGCGAAAGAATGTTATGAGTACTCTCAGCTGGCGGCACAAAATTCTACCAAATTCGAAGAGGGAATGTTAGAA AAAATTGAAtccaaatatttgaaatttacgtCCGAGCATATTCTACGTTTGTACGGATTGGAGAAAGATAAATATCTTTCTCTAATCAAAAATCCATGCAAGTTGGTATACGAACTGTATAACGACGAGAGTATACCGTTGCGATTTCGAACCGCAACCAACTACAGACCTGATATTAACGCTGCCGTTAACGAGCTGGGTAAATTATTCTCGTTGAATACGATAAAATTGCGTATGAATTTATTGGAAGAATGGCTGCAGTCCAACGCTAGATACACTGAATTGTCCCAAAGTTTTACAGAAACATTTCTGGCGTCAAAAGAGTCTGATCAGACTACAGATTGCGAAGATAAATTACTTAG gaTATGTTACATGCTGGAATATGGAGATGTGGATTTGTTTGCGCAATTTCTTATAAACATAGGCTTTGGTGATTGTCACGGCGAGACTGAATACAACTGTAACGTGCGATATCGAGTATTTCGAATATTACAGACAGTTATTGATACTGCTACGTTGGAGGAATTGACTAAGCAAGATATCTGTACCTTTag aaagtatATGAAATCGTTACAGTATACCAGCAAATTAGAATCATTAGGATTATGTTATAACACTGATACATTTGAAAGGTGTTGTAAACGTGAGCTGATTCAGATATTGTGGAAGAGTCAACACAACTCGCCTTACGCTCTTTCCGTTATAGCACAGATTTGCATCGAATTTGAGATAAACGATGCCTTACTTTGGGACGGTACTTTGAGTCAGATGACGAAACTGCAAATG GTGGGCGATTTGaagaaagttttattgcaattgcGAAATGAAAGTGTCGTTGTGAATTGTAATGGTTACAAAATAGGATGGCAATTGATTATTTCCGAGCCGTTCAGTGAGATGGATATAAATCCGAATCCGGAGCAAATTGACAATTGCATTGAGGCAATTTGTCTGTTATATTCGTGTCCCGTGGCACACGAATTAGATTTCGCATCCATcgtgaaaaattgttttcaaagtAAACAGGCACACTTGGCTGCCGCACTTCTACCATTTTTAAATGAATCcgaaaaaaagtttgttttagag acTATTAATCAAAAGTGTCAAATCAAAGAACTCGTAGAAGATTTGAATCATTTATCTTCTAAAGGAGTGCTCACGATTACACAC aGTGTCACCATGGTGCAAAAATCTGTATTTTAA